The genome window ttttaagtccCCCACGCTTGGACACTTACACTGTTTCCATCTTTCTGTATTTGCAGATATGCTTCTACATACACCTTTATGCATTTGCTTGAACATTTCCCTGAGAAAAACCAGAAATGGAATTGCCAAATTACTTTGTGTACATATTTCCAAACTGTCCTCCAGAAAGAATGTAATGTTTTGAACTTCCACTTGAGAATCAAATGTTTACCTTCCTCTGTTCCTCCAGATTTGGACATCTACAGTGTTCATCTGTTGTTGTGGCATTCCAGTTGAACTGGGAAACAGCTTCATGTAGCGTCCCAAGGTCCACAGtaataaatattaaactttttttttttttggtgcagtGCTGCAATtacgtggctcactgcaacctccacctcccaggttcaagggatcctcccacctcagcctccctagtagctgggattacaggtgcacgccaccacaccaggctaagttttgtatttttagtagagatggggtttcaccaggttagccaggctggtcttgaactcctgacctcaaggaatctgcctgcctcagccttcttccaaagtgctgggattacaggtgacaaCCACTGTGCCTGTCCTATTAAACTTTTAAATCATGACAGTTACCATGTATGGAGTGTTTATattgccaggcactgagctaagtCCTTTACATCTCGCGCTTATTCTGTGCAACAGCCTAATGGGAGAAATTCCATGAATATAGTTACCATTTCCTTGATTTCTAGAGAAGCtggatatgttttcttttttcaagtattatttctatttatccttttgtgaattgcctgttattttcattggaatgtacttttttttttgacagagtctcattcttttgcccaggctggagtgcaatggtgcgatctcagcccattgcaaacctttgcctcccgggtttaagcaattctcctgcctcagcctcccaagtagctgggattacaggcacccaccaccacgcctagctaattttttgtatttttagtagagacggggttttgccatgttggccagcctggtctcgaactcctgacctcaggtcatccacccacttcagcctcccgaactgctgggattacaagtgtgagtccccgcgcccggccacaccattgttttgaagataaaatttGGTAAAAATAATTGTTCAGTTGTAAAGATGGTTACCCAACTGGGTAAGAGAGATTTCTAAGAGTTAACAGAATAGCAACTGCAGGAAGGAACTTGTGCCCTTAGGACTGAGGAAGTAAAAAGGGAGGAAACTTGGAAACACGAAAGAGCCCTTCCCCTTTCAATTGAAGGCAGACACTGGACCTCCGAGGAGGGAGTGGGTGCCCCGAGAACTCACTGCTGGTGGACAGCAGAAAGGGCAGCAGCCGGACCAAGGTGAGGACAACGGAAGTGAAGGCCACTGGCTACCTCTCCTGCCCTCCACTGGCCGCGAACTGCACCAGGAGGAAGACAGCCCCTCCCCTCCGCTCTGAGCTGACAGTGTTCCTCCATCGCCCTCTATTGGAGAAGAACAACATCAAGCTGGCTAGCAAGGAACTGTGTACAGAGTCCAGCTGGGTATCACACTGGATCTCACCCAAAGCTGAGATGTCATCCAGCTCAGTATCACAGAGCAGAACGAAAAGGATGTGTTTGGGCTGAGAGGCCATACATTGGTAACTGGCACATGAACTGTATTTTCTATTGAGCATTGCTGGTATATGGCAAGTTTGcataaaattatattgaaattgACCATCTAATTGCACTTTCTTATTCCTTCTGATAATTTTTCacgtgttctttttctttctttttttagagggattctcactctgtcacccaggctgcagtccagtggcacaatctcggttcactgcaagcttcgcctcccaggttcatgccattctcctgcctcagcctcccgagtagctgggactgcaggcacctgctaccatgcctggctaattttttgtatttttagtagagacggggtttcactgtgttagccaggatggtttatatctcctgaccttatgatccgcccacctcagcctcttttttgtatttttagtagagatttcaccatgttggccgggtgcggtggctcaagcctgtaatcccagcactctgggaggccgagacaggcggatcacgaggtcatcaggagatcgagaccatcctggctaacacggtgaaaccccgtctctactaaaaaatacaaaaaacgagccgggctaggtggcaggcgcctgtggtcccagctactcaggaggctgaggcaggagaatggcgcaaacccggggggcggagcttgcagtgagctgagatccggccactgcactccagcccggacgacagagcgagactccgtctcaaaaaaaaaaaaaagatttcaccatgttagccaggatggtctcgatttcctgacatcatgatctgcccacctcagcctcccaaagtgctgggattacaggcgtgagccacagtgcccagccatttttttgtttgtttgtttgttttttgagatggagtcttgctctgtggcccaggctggagtacagtggcaccatctttgctcactgcaacctccacctcccacgttcaagcaattatcctgcctcagcctcccaagtaactgggattataggagcacaccaccacatctagctaattttttgtatttttagtagagacggtttcaccatgttggccaggctggccttgaactccttacctcgtgatccaccctccttggcctcccaaagtgctgggattacaggcatgagccaccatgtctggaccctttttttttctaaaatggagTCTttctcagtcgcccaggctggagtgcagtggtgtgatctcagctcattgcaaccttcccctcccaggttcaagcagttctgcctcagcctcccaagtagctgggattacaggtgtgtgccaccatgcccgctaatttttgtatttttattagagatgaggtttcgccatgttgcccaggctggtctcaaactcctgacctcaagtgatctacctgccttggtctcctatagtgttgggattacaggcatgagacatcacgCCCAGCCCACTGTTTTTTTCTAGCTAGAAAATATAGTctaaggcggccgggcgcggtggcttacgcgtgtaatcccagcactttgggaggcggaggtgggtggatcacaagctcaggagatcgagaccatcctagctaacacagtaaaaccccgtctctactaaaagtaaaaaaaattagctgggcatggtggcgggcaccttgtcccagctactcggcaggctgaggcagttgaatcacttgaagccgggaggcggagcttgcagtgagctgagattgcgccactgcagtccagcctgggcaacagtgagactccatctcaaaaaaaaaattgacagaatgAGTATAAAttctggacaaaaaaaaaaaaaaaaaaaaaaaaaaaaaaaaaaaaacttcattatttatagactatattttcttttatttttttttttctttgtgatggagtctcgctctgtcgcgcaggctggagtgcagtggcacgatctcggctaactgccagctccgcctcccaggttcccaccattctcctgcctcagcctcctgagtagctgggactacaggtgcccgccaccatgcccggctaattgtttgtatttttagtagagacacggtttcactgcgttagccaggatggtctcgatctcctgacctcataatccgcccgcctcagcctcccaaagtgctggaattacaggtgtgagccacagcgcccagcctctGTCAATCCTACAGCATTTACAACTCtcaaaacaatgttaaaaattgAAGACTGCAGTCAAAATTGTCTGGGATCTTAAGTTCATGAAATTGCTTTTTATAACGTGATTAAGTATCTATTGTTGGTCTCTGATACGTATTTGtgcaaaagaacaagacagggtcttgttctttcacccaggctgcagtgcagtggtgaaatcactgctcactgtatcGTGgagcacctgggctcaagtgtcctcccacctcagcctcccaagtagctagaactacaggcacccgcctctaCGCGTGGCTGATATTCATGTTCTTGTTAAGGACGTTCTATATATTCACATTTCCAGCAGAAGGACTTCTACTTATTTCCCAATATCTTTTCTCCCCTTCTATAATGGGAGCTTTTTGATGGACACATcaaaaagaattgcttgaacttgggaggggaagattgcagtcagccatgatcgcaccactgcactccagcctgggtgacagaaccgtTTAAGAAACGctgtttaagaaaaagaaagaaagaaaaatagagagggctgggtgtggtggctcatacctgtaatccaagcactttgtgaggcccaggcaggtggataacgaagccaagagttcaagaccaggctggacaacatagtgagaccttgtctctacaaaaaaaaaaaaaaaaaaaaaaaaaagactgggtgcagtggctcatacctgtaatcccagcactttgggaggctaaggcagacacatcacctgaggtcaggagttcaagaccagcctggccaacatggcaaaaccctgtctctactaaaaaaaccaaaaaattagctgggtgtggtggcgggtgcctgtaatccgagctacttgggaggctgaggcaggagaatcgcttgaacctgggaggcagaggttgcactgagtggagatcacaccattacactccagcctgtgcaatagagcaaaactgtgtatatatatatgtgtgtgtgtgtgtgtgtgtgtatatatatatatatattttttttttttttttttttttttttttagttagctaGGCTTGCTGGCACCTTAGTCCCAggtagtcaggaggctgagaatggaGGATCAGTTGAATACAGGAATTCCATCCAGGCTGCTGTGaaccaggatcatgccactgcacaccagccttggcaacagagctagatactatctctaaaaaataagtgaaagtaAAGAGTATCTTTATTccttatatgtatttgtataatttcttcTAAGGGACATTGGCTACTCATAATTTCTATATCTTCTTGAGTAAATTTTGATAGtttatattttccagaaaatcatttctttcatctacaatttcaaatttattaacaGAGTTGTGCATAGTATTCAcatgtaattaaaaaatttaaatttggaaTTGTGAGATGGCACTTCAGTGCCCCAGGAGGGGCAGCTTCAATGATGGAGGGGCCGCAGGCTGCAGGGAACCTGAGTCCCTGATCACTTTGTGGAGCAGGGCTGCCGAACTGGCCCACCCCAGActgcctgcctcctgcccacCTCCAGATGCTACCATGAGAAATAGGCTTCTGTCTCGTTAAAGACCCTGTTGAAGACgcagcacacagtaagtgctcaataaacagcaGCTAGTCCCAGGGAACTATACACATCACCAGGCATACCCCCAGGAGGGTGGGGCATGTGACAGAGTGAAGGAAAACAGCACGGGACAGACACAGGAGGGTCCATCTGTCTGACAAGTATGCAGTGGTATGAGCTGGGCAAGAAGTCAAGTTCAGGGAAGTTCTGTTCTGTAGCAGCTCTTCGCAGGGCAGGCAAGTGCCCACAAAAGGCAGTTCCAAAGGAAGTTCCTTCCTCACCTATCAGTTCTTTTTTGGATGGGCAGGAAGCACTTCTTTGAGAAGACCCAGGTCCCTGGTTAGAAACACTTGTTTCTGGACCCAGCAGGGAGTAAATTTTGCTGCCCACTGTCTTTACCATCGCGTTGTTTTTATTAAATGGATTTCTGTATTGAGAAGCAGTAGAGCTGAACAGTTACAGTCAAGTGCTCTGGAGTTCAATGGACCTGGATTTCAACCTCAGCTCCACTGCAAATATCAGAGATCCTGGGAGGTGACAGCCTCTCCGAGCTCAGTCTTCTCTTCTGTAGAATAGGGATAACAATGACGCCTTTAAGGGTTGGTGCAAGGATGGAAGATGACATAGGTTAAGTGAAAACATTTGTTTGCTGCAAACTTGACAGTTAAAAAAGCATAGGACACAGCACGGGGACAGCCAACAGATGGCAGTAGTAACCCTTGGTATTGGCATATTACCACTGTaatctatttctttatttagagacagggtctcgctgtgtcaggctggagtgcagtggcatagggACAGCCAACAGATGGCAGTAGTAGCCCGTGGTATTGGCATATTAGcgctgtaatttatttatttagagaccgggagtctcgctgtgtcacccaggctggagtgaagtggcatgaccataattcactgcaacctcgacctccccagctcaaacaatcctaccccctcagcctccccaatagctgggacaggtgcatgccaccatgcctgaacaacacagtgagaccctgactcaaaaatgatatataaataaaataataggccgggcgcggtggctcactcctgtaatcccagcactttgggaggctgaggtgggcggatcacgaggtcaagagatcaagaccatcctggtcaatatagtgaaaccccatctctactaaaaatataaaaattagccgggcatggtggcgcacgcctgtagtcctggctactctggaggctgaggcaggagaactgattgaacccgggagacggagattgcagtaagccgagatcgtgccactgcactctagcctggcgacagagcgagactccatcttaaataataataatataataaaataaaccgTTTCGTTGAGACACTTGTGTCCTTTGAAATATACTTGTCACTGTTCTTTGCTTGCACTGGAACCCCGTAGTGTATGGCCAGACCCAATCCAATATGCCCATTCTGTCTGCTGCTCCCATGGAAGGTTCTGGGTCATCCCCTGGATCTAGGGCCCCTGTGGCTGAGAGACAGTTATCAAGCAGGTGGCATGGCCACCCTGCCCCCAGCGCTTCTCTTGTGCCTTGGAACAGAGGAGCTGACAAGAGGAATTAGAGAGTCCATGCAAGTCTCCCAAGGCCCCCAAATTTTTGGGCTACCCACATGGCCCCTGACTTACCTACCTCTTCAGTGCCGCCTCGTTGTCCCCATTCTGCCTGTTTAGCTGCGCTGGCTGGAGTTTCTTCAGTGTTTACTTGGGGAAGTGGTTTACCCCAGTGCTTTGAAGCAACAGACTCCCCTTGTCCAGGAATCGTAAGAGGAAGCCCAACGCGTAGGAGACAGCAGTGGCTGCTCGGATTATAGCTGGTGCCTGAGATTTGCCCAGCTGGCTGTATCTTTCATTGTCCCTAAAGCTCCAAAATGGACTGTTGTAGCCCCATGAGGGCCACAGTTGGAAAAACGCAGGCTCCAACACTATCCACTGCCTGACATTTTGGGGAGGTTCCCATAGTTCCGGATGGGTGCTGCCTGCTTGCCTGGGGgatcttggattttttttgttgtttcttgtttttgagacggagttttgctcttgttacccaggctggagtgcaatggcgcaatctcagctcactgcaacctctgcctcctaggttcaagtgattctcctgtctcagcctcccaagtagctgggactacaggcacccaccaccgcgcccggctaatttttatatttttagtagaggcggggttccCCCACATTGGCCACGCTGGTGTCGAagtcctgacctctggtgatccacctgcctcagactcccaaagtgctgggattacaggcatgagccactgtgcctggctggctggGTGCTCTTGTAACCACACAATGGGTTCGCCTTGCCGGCTGCCCAGATGGAGCCAGTTAATCAATAcagggaattgcaatagagaaacgGCTTAATTCACACAAAGTTGGCTGAATGGGAAACCGGAGTTTTATTACTCAGATCAGTCACCCTGAAAATTCAGAGGCTGGGGTTTGTTAAGGATGATTTGGCAGCTATGGGGGCCATGGAGTGAGGAGTGATGATTGGTTGGGcctgagatgaaatcacaggttGTCTAGTCGGTTCTTGTTGTCTTCCCTTCCTGGGTGGGATCgaagaactggttgagccagattattGCTCTGGGTGGCGCCAGCTGGTGCATCACAATGCAGGGTCTGAAAAATACCTCCAGCACTAATCTTAGATGTTAAGatagtgatgttatccctagGAGCAATTGGAGAAGTTTGGAATCTTACAGCCTCTGGCTGCATGACTCcaaaaccataatttctaatcttgtggctgatttgttagtcttacaaaggcaagctggtccccaggcaagaagggggtttgttttgggaaaaggctgtaactataaactaaattcctcccaaaattagttcagcctacacccagAAATGAACAAGAGCAGTTTGGaaattagaagcaagatggaggctggccacggtggctcacgcctgtaatcccaacactttgggaggctgaggcggtcagatcaccagaggtcaggagttcgagactagcctggccaatatggtgaacccccatctctactaaaaatacaaaaagtagccaggcatggtagcacacgcctgtaatcccagctactcaggaggctgagacaggagaatcccttgaacccaggaggcggaggttacagtgagccgagatcacaccactgtactccaggctgggtgacagagtgagactccatctaaaaaaaaaaggcgctgggtgtggt of Rhinopithecus roxellana isolate Shanxi Qingling chromosome 20, ASM756505v1, whole genome shotgun sequence contains these proteins:
- the LOC104672310 gene encoding uncharacterized protein LOC104672310 isoform X3, coding for MRWSGLVLPPRSFYANSQTLDLRGGSGCPENSLLVDSRKGSSRTKVRTTEVKATGYLSCPPLAANCTRRKTAPPLRSELTVFLHRPLLEKNNIKLASKELCTESSWVSHWISPKAEMSSSSVSQSRTKRMCLG
- the LOC104672310 gene encoding uncharacterized protein LOC104672310 isoform X4; protein product: MPTRRQTLDLRGGSGCPENSLLVDSRKGSSRTKVRTTEVKATGYLSCPPLAANCTRRKTAPPLRSELTVFLHRPLLEKNNIKLASKELCTESSWVSHWISPKAEMSSSSVSQSRTKRMCLG
- the LOC104672310 gene encoding uncharacterized protein LOC104672310 isoform X1, with amino-acid sequence MRWSGLVLPPRSFYANSFGHLQCSSVVVAFQLNWETASCSVPRQTLDLRGGSGCPENSLLVDSRKGSSRTKVRTTEVKATGYLSCPPLAANCTRRKTAPPLRSELTVFLHRPLLEKNNIKLASKELCTESSWVSHWISPKAEMSSSSVSQSRTKRMCLG
- the LOC104672310 gene encoding uncharacterized protein LOC104672310 isoform X2 encodes the protein MPTRRFGHLQCSSVVVAFQLNWETASCSVPRQTLDLRGGSGCPENSLLVDSRKGSSRTKVRTTEVKATGYLSCPPLAANCTRRKTAPPLRSELTVFLHRPLLEKNNIKLASKELCTESSWVSHWISPKAEMSSSSVSQSRTKRMCLG